A stretch of DNA from Prochlorococcus marinus str. SB:
ACTTAAAAAATATAAGTGACATTGAAAAAATTTTTAAAAATTGCCTTAAACAATTTAAAAAAGTTGAAGGTGTTATTCATTTTGCAGGTTTGAAATCAGTTTTTGATTCAGTTATGGACCCTCTTAGTTATTGGGAAAATAATGTTATTGGAACAATAAATCTTTTAAAAGTAATGGAGAAATATGATTGCAGAACTATTGTTTTTAGTAGTAGTGCGACTGTTTATAAGGCGAAATCAGATAAATTACTTACGGAGGGTGATTTTTGCGAACCAGTTAATCCATATGGATTTACAAAATTAACTATTGAAAGGATTTTAAGTGATCTAAATAAAAATAATGATCAATGGAGGATTGCTTCTTTAAGGTACTTTAATCCTGTTGGAGCGCATGAATCTGGACTAATAGGGGAAGACCCCACGGGCAAACCAAATAATATATATCCTCAAATAACGCGAGTAGCTATAGGTAAATTACCTGAAATTAAAATCTTTGGCTCAGACTGGCCGACTCATGATGGAACAGGCATAAGAGATTATATACATGTTATTGATCTTGCAGAGGGTCACCTTTGTGCACTGGAATATCTTTCTAATCAAAAACCTCAAATGTTGACTATTAATCTTGGAACTGGCAAAGGGACGAGTGTTTTAGAATTTATAAAGATTTTTGAGAATACTAATAAAGTGAAAGTCCCCTTTAGTTTTCATGAAAGGAGACAAGGGGATAATGCATTTGTTGTGGCAGATAATTCTTTAGCTAAATCAATTTTAGATTGGAAGCCAAAAAGAAATATTGAGGATATTTGTAGAGATGGATGGAAATGGCAATTGCAAAATCCTAATGGTTATTCTGAATAAAAAAAATTATGCATTTTCTTGAAGAAATATTTAATTAAATACAGCAATTTATTTAACTAATTATTAGTAAGATTAAAAAGTTAAGTTTTTTCAATATGAAAAAAATTATTATTACGGGCGCAGCTGGCTTTATTGGATTTCATGCTTGCCAAAATTTATTAAAAAAAGGCTATAGAGTTATAGGAATCGATAATATAAATGATTATTATGATGTTAATTTGAAATATAAAAGGTTAGAGATATTAAAAGAATTAATTCCAAATTCAAGTAATTGGGAATTTATTAAAGCTGATTTAATTAATAAGACTAATCTGACGTCTATATTTAATCAACATAAACCAGAAATTGTAATTAATCTTGCTGCACAAGCAGGGGTCCGTTATTCACTTATAAACCCCTGCGAATATATAAATTCGAATATTGTTGGTTTTACTAATCTTATGGAGTGTTGTAAGGAATTGGAAGTGAAAAATTTTTTATATGGAAGTAGTAGCTCTGTTTATGGAGGAAATACTAAAATCCCTTTTTCCGAAGAAGATAGAGTAGATCATCCAGTAAGTATTTACGGAGCTACAAAAAAAACAAATGAACTTATTGCTCATACTTATAGCCATCTTTACAATATTCCAACTACGGGGTTGCGATTTTTTACAGTATATGGCCCATGGGGCAGACCAGATATGGCTCCGATGATATTTGCTGATGCGATTATTAATGAAAAACCAATAAAAATATTCAATTTTGGTGAGATGTCTAGAAGCTTTACTTATATTGATGATGTAATTAAAGCATTAGAAAAATTAATTGAGAAACCTGCCTCAATTAATAAAGATTTTAAAAAGGACGATCCAAAACCTTCTACAAGTTGGAGTCCTTATAGAGTTTTTAACATAGGTAATCAAAAATCTATTAATCTAATGGACTTTATTTTATCTCTCGAAAAAGAGTTAAATAAAAAGGCAATTAAAGAGTTTGCAGAAATGCAGCAAGGGGATGTAAAGGATACTTCAGCGGATAATTCTAAAATAATTAATTGGTTGGGAGATATCCAAGAAACACCATTAGATATTGGGGTAAAGAAATTTGTTAAGTGGTATAAAAGTTTTTATAAGTAATTTTAAAATTGATAATAACCAGTTTTAATATAAAATTTAAGGATGATAACAGAATAAATGACTATAAATGAAAAAGTAGCCCTTATAACAGGCATTACAGGACAAGATGGAAGTTATTTAGCTGAAATGCTATTAGATAAAGGTTATATTGTGCATGGTCTAAAAAGACGCTCAAGTTCTTTTAATACTTCTAGGATTGACTATTTATACCAAGACCCTCATGAAAAAGATGCAAGGTTTTTTCTACATTATGGGGATTTGATTGATAGTTCAAATATAATCAAATTAATACAAAAAATTCAGCCCGATGAAATTTATAACTTGGGAGCTCAAAGTCACGTTGCAGTGAGTTTTGAGACTCCAGAATACACAGCAAATTGTGATGCATTAGGAATTCTTAGGATCCTTGAGGCTGTAAAAAATCTAAATTTAACAAAAAAAACAAAAATATACCAAGCTAGTACAAGTGAATTGTATGGGCTCGTACAAGAAGTCCCACAAAAAGAAACAACTCCTTTCTATCCTAGAAGTCCATATGCGGTAGCAAAATTATATGCATATTGGATAATAGTTAACTACAGAGAAGCATATGATATTTTTGCATGTAATGGAATCCTTTTTAACCACGAAAGTCCTAGAAGAGGAGAAACTTTCGTAACAAGAAAAATTACGAGAGGACTATCGAGAGTAAACTATGGATTAGAAAAATGTATTTATATGGGTAATCTTGATGCAAAAAGGGATTGGGGACATGCAAAAGATTATGTATATATTCAATGGCTTATGCTTCAGCAAGAAAAACCAGAAGATTTTGTCATAGCGTCTGGGCAAATGAAAAGTGTTCGTGAATTTATAGAGATGTGTGCGTTGGAGCTAGGTTGGAATAAAGAAAACGGAGAAAAAGGGATCATTTGGAAAAATAGTGGTTTAGATGAAGTAGGAATAAGAGCAGACACTGATGATGTAGTTGTCAGAATTGATCCCAGATATTTTAGACCAACCGAAGTTGAGCAGTTATTAGGAGATGCATCAAAAGCTAGAAAAAAATTAGGTTGGGAACCTAAGACTTCTTTAAATGAATTAATCTCTGAAATGATTAAAGAAGATTCTAAAGAAGCAAAAAAAGAATATTTGCTAAAAAGTAAAGGTTTTTCAATACATTCTGCTAAAGAATGATGAGCAAAAAAAGTACCAATATTATCGTTCCAATTATTCTTGCAGGTGGATCTGGTACAAGACTTTGGCCTTTATCTAGAAGAAGTTTCCCTAAACAATTTTTAAATTTATTAAATGATGAAGAATATACGATGTTGCAAAAAACTTATAAAAGAATTGAGAATCTTGATGGTATGAGTAAGCCAATCATCATATGTAATGAAGAGCATAGATTTATAGTTGGGGAACAAATGAAAAAAATAAGTGTTGTTCCATCTGAGATTATCTTGGAACCTGAGGGTAGAAATACTGCCCCAGCTATTACAATTGCTGCATTAAAAGCATTAGAAATATTTAGTGACAAAAATATAGATCCTATTCTTTTAATTCTCTCAGCAGATCATCAGATTAAAGAAATTAACAAGTTTCATAATGCTATTAAAAATAGTATTGAGATCGCTATAAATGGTGATCTAGTTATTTTTGGAGTAACCCCAAAATATCCAGCGACTGGTTACGGATACATTAAATCTGCAGAGAATAATAATTCTAATAAAAATCTTACAAGTAGAGTTGATCGTTTTATAGAGAAACCCGATTTTTCAACTGCCTCAAAATTGATTAAAGATAAAAAATACTCCTGGAATAGTGGTATGTTTTTATTCAAAGCATCCTCCATCTTAAATGAAGTAAGTGATTTTCATCCAGATATATTGAAAGATTGTGAAAAATGTCTTAAAAATAGTACTAGAGATTTAGATTTTTTAAGACTAGATAAAAATTCATTTTTTAATTGTGAAAATATCTCAATAGATATCGCAGTATTTGAGAAAACAAAAAAAGCATTTGTAATGCCCCTAGATTGCGGCTGGGAAGATATTGGCACTTGGGAATCTCTCTGGAAAATTTCTAAAAAAGATCAGGATGGAAATTGTAAGAAGGGTAGAGTATTGATTCAAGATACTAAAGATTCTTTAATAAGAAGTGAAGAAAAATTAATTGTAAGCATTGGTTTAGAAAATTTGATTGTTATAGAAACAAAAGATGCTGTTTTAGTAGCTAAGAAGGATTCTTCTGAAGCTCTTAAAAATGCGCTATCAATAATGAAAAAAAACAGACTTAATGAGGCTGAGAATCATAAACTAGTTTATAGACCTTGGGGCTCTTTTTTATCTATAGAACAAGGCAATACTTGGCAAATAAAGAAGATTGAGGTTAATCCAGGAGCATCATTATCTCTTCAAATGCATTTTCATAGATCTGAACATTGGGTCGTTGTAAGTGGTACAGCTAAGACAGAAATAGGGGGTTTTGAAAAAGTTATTGGACCTAATGAAAGTGTATATATACCTTTAGGAGTAAAACATAGATTATCTAATCCAACAAAATTTCCTTTGACATTAATAGAGGTTCAGAGCGGTAATTATCTTGGAGAAGATGATATTAAAAGATTCGAAGACAAATATGGGAGATAATTTTATTAGTAATTTCTCATTTCTTTGTTTTACTACCATCTCCTAATCTCCACAATTTTAAACCTGATTTAATAACCTCTTCTGCATTGACAATTGATCTTGAATCAAAAACCCAAGATGGTTTGACCATTTTTTTTGATGCTTTTTGCCATTCTATATGTTTGTATTCTTCCCATTCTGTTAAAACTAAAATTGCATGAGCATCATCAAAAATGTCGATATTTTTACTAAATTTCCATTGGCCAATTTGACTTTTGAGGAGACTGTCTGGATTAGTATTTGTTTCCGAAATTTGCTTAATTTTTAAGTCTTTTTCAATTTGATCAGGACTTACTTTAGGGTCATGAATTATCAGGTCTGCACCTTCCTCAATTAAATCCTGGCAAATTCTTATAGCTGCAGATTCTCTTGTATCATTTGTATTAGCTTTAAAAGCAAATCCTAGAACTATAATTTTTTTCCCTGTAATTGTTCCAAAAAGTTTTCTTATCACAATTTCTGCAATTCGTCTTTGATGCCAATTATTAATATTTACTACTCCTTCCCAAAATGAAGCGACATCATGGAGATCAAAATATTCAGCTAAATATACAAGATTTAATATGTCTTTTTTAAAGCAGCTCCCGCCAAACCCTGGTCCTGAATCTAAAAATTTCGAACCAATTCTAGTGTCTTTACCAATTGCTCTTGAAACTTCTCTTACATCTGCTCCAGTGACTTCACAAATAGCACTTATGGAATTTATAGAACTAATACGCTGAGCTAAAAAGGCATTCGAAGTTAATTTAGCAAGCTCACTACTCCATATATTGGTGAAAAGAATTTTTTCTTCTGGAACCCATGCTTTATATATGTCACTTAATGCAATCATTGCCTTTTTATTATCCCCCCCTATTAAAACTCTATCAGGACTATCTAGATCTTTTATTGCGGTTCCTTCTGCCAAAAACTCTGGATTAGATAATACGTCAAAACTTATTTCCTCTCTTTTAGAATTTGATTCTGATGAATTCAATATATTTTTTATTACCTCAGCAGTTCTTACAGGTAAGGTACTTTTTTCAACGACTATTGTATATCCTTTAGAGTATCTAGCAACTTCTCTAGCACAGGCCTCAACATACTTTAAATCACTTAACTTACCTGCTCCAAGTCCTTTGTTTTTAGTGGGAGTATTTACAGATATGAAAATAATTTCAGATGATTCAATAGCTTCTTTAATATTTGTTGAAAAAAATAAGTTTTTATTTCTTGTCTTTGCAATTAATTCTTCTAAACCAGGTTCGAAAATTGGTAATTTTGATAGATCTTTATTATTCCAAGATTCTATCCTTTTTTTATTGATATCAACAACATGAAAAATTAAATCGGGACATTTGCTTGCCATCATAGTCATAGTTGGTCCTCCAACGTAACCAGCGCCAATGCAACAAATGTTTTTAATAGGAATATTCATTTATTAATTTTAAACTACAAACTTCATCAACTAAATAAAGTTAAATGTAAATAAATAAAAAAGATTCTTACTCCAGATAAATAACAATTAAGTATTTATAATACTTCTTGAATTTATAATATAAGATTCATATCAAGTTACGTATTTTTGAGTTTATAAAAATAGTAAAATTTATAACTATATTTTTATAAAAAATTACTCTCAGCATTAATTTTTTCTTAAAGAGTTATTTTTTTACTTTGGCTAATACTTTTAATGCTATTCAGCATATTATTTTGAAATATTCTTACTAGAAAGATAAATATTATTGAGATTGATGAATTTGATCTTAGATAAATTAAAGCCATTATTGAGAACATAATTATTGAACTTGCTATCGGCTTTACTAAATTATAATTAATTTTTGTCTTTTTAAAATTTGAATTTGCTGATTGATTCTTAAGAATTGAATGCTCCGATAGATTATTTTTTTTGTTAATTTTTTCTCCATATACAATCTTGGAATTTAAAGTGTTTATGAATTTTATATAAAGTAAACACCCGAAAAGGATTATTAGAGCTATTTGAAAATCATATATAAATATAAATATGCTAAGTATTAAACAAAAAAATATATTTTCAGAGTTTTTTATAAAATTATCAATTTTTTTATTTGCATTTAATTTATTAGAAAATTCTTTATTATTTAACAGGTTTTTATCAGATTCTTTTTGGGGAAAATGAATTGATTTAATTTTTATTGTGTATTTGATTTTGAGTTTATCTAATATGAGAAGCGAAATTACAGATAATAAAATTATTAAAGAAAATGCAAAAAATACACCATCCCCATTTACAACTGGCAAATGAAAAGTTTTAAATACTTCTTGCATTTGTTTTGATAACCTACCCTTTGATACAGACTGAATTGCCTGAATAGGGACGATAAAAAGGATAATTGTATTAAGCTTGTAAAGTACTCCTATTAGTACTGGTATAAAGAAAGGTAATGATTCCTTTTTGCAGTAAAAATTTATTAATGCATTTATATTCTTAATAAAATTGTTCACTATAATAAACCTTATTTAAATTGATTTAGTTTTAAAAATAAATATTTCGTGATTGTATAGCTTTTTGAAAAATCTTATTTCCACTATATCAAATCATGAATTCAAAAAATATATACATCTAGGATAGTTTTTACTAGAAAACAAGTTTGGTAATATATATTAATGAAAGTACTTTTAAGGAAATGGGAATTAGAAATATTAAAAATTTTTCTCAATTTAAATCTTTAGTTTTCCCTCCAGAAAAATTATTAATTGATCCATATTTAAGTAGGTTCTATAGACCTTTTTCACTTAGATTAAGTTGGTTTCTTTATAGAACAAAAATAACTCCTAATTTCGTAACCATATTGCAAATAATCATAGGGTTATTAAGTTGTCTATTTATCTCAGTAAATTTATCTAAAGAAGCTATGCTGATTGGCGTTTTAGTTTTACATTTTGCTTATTTACTTGATTGCGTAGATGGCGAGATTGCAAGAGCAAAGCAGATGGATAGTTTAGAAGGTCTATTTCTTGATAAGTTTGCTCATGCAATAACCATGCCTTCTATTTTTATGGCGGTAACTTTGCACTATTCTGAATTTGCAATGAATTTAAGTTTCCCACTTTTAGTTGTTTCATTTTTTTCCAGTCTCTGTACTTTTAATCCTGTTAATAGACTCATAACAACTATTGTTCAGCAATTAATGACAAAGAAAGAATTTAAACAATATGATCTTGAAAAATATCAAAAAAATAAGAGTTCTCAAAATGAAATTGATGAAATTGAATTTGTTGAAGATGAGTTTTTCATCCCTAACAAAAAGAAAAAAATAAAGAAAATTATCAAATCAAGTTTATTTAAATTTGGCAAACAATTTTTTCGACATGTCACCTACCTTTTTTATATTACTATTCTTGTATTTCTGGAATTCATTAATATACCTCCAATTATTTTGATATTTTTATGGTTAATTTTGGTTTTATTAGTTATTTCTAAAGAGATCTTAGGCCTTTATCTTGTTCTGTTTAGAAATATTATATTGAAGAGATATTTAAAGACCATTTCTAAAACTCAATTTATTTATGACAGTAATTAATAAAATAAATTCCCGAATTTAGAATATATAAATGAAAAATTATTTTAAAAAATTAGGTTTATTCCATTGGTTACTCAATAGGCCCTACAGCAAATTTAGTCGATTTTTCATAGGTTTATTATTTTTTATTATTTGTATAATTATATTTTTTGATTTTAGATTAGGGAATCTTTTTTTTATAAGAGTTTTAATCAATAATGATCTGAAAAGTGAATCAAGAAGACTAATTTGGTGCTTAAAGAAGAGTTATTTACCGATCTCACTAAAAACAGATATTATGTTTGATTTTTGTAGCGGGCTAAATTTAAATGAATTAAACAAGATAAAGAATGTTTTAAAAAGACTTAAAAATTCTAAAAAAGATATTTTTTATGAAATTGATTTATTAAAAATATTAGCTTATGAATGCGATTTTTTAATAGAAAATAAAGATAATATATCCATATCAAAGCTCTCTAAAAAATTTACTTCACAATATTTAAAAGTAAAAAATTACTTAGAAAAAATGCCAGCTAAAAAAATATTAAAGCCCCACAATAAATTATCTAAGAAAAACATTGGCATTGATTCATTGAAGGCAAAAAAAGTGCTTTTAGATCTGGCATGTTTGTTTGAATTAAATAAGATTAAGTGGTTTGTATTGGCAGGCACTTTTTTAGGTTTTATTAGAGAAAAGTCTTTTCTAAGGCATGATCTAGATATAGATATTGGCTTAATGAGTGAGGATGTATCTCTTGCACAAATTAAAGAAGTTTTGAGAAAAAGCCCCCTTTTTGAAATCTCTAAGATTGAATATCAAAAATACTTTTTAAGTGCTAACAACTTTTTAAATAAACCAACATTTGCCAGAATTATTCATAAAAATGGTATTACTCTAGATATTTTTTGGCACTTTTTAGAGGGAAATAAAATTTATCATGGAACATCTAGTATTTTGTGGAAAAATACTCCTTTTGAATTAAACGAATATGAGGTTTATGGATTAAAAGTGAAAGGACCTAAAAATGCAAATCTTTATTTAAAAGAAACTTATGGTAATTGGCGTAAAGAAAAATTAAATTATAACTTTCATCGAGATATGATTTCTTTAACCGGGACAAATAACTTTTTAGGGCTTGAATATTTGTTAAGAAGAAAACTATATTGTGGCAAATATAATCAAGAAGAATTAACAAAAATAGAAAAATTATTGATTTAGTTTAAGTTGTTTACTTTAGGATTAAATTAAATCAATTTGATTACTGTACTAAACAATTTCATTTAAAGCTAAATATGTAATATATTCTTTAATTAATTGGGTACTGATCAAATTTATGTCTGAAAAAATAGTATATGTTGGTATAAGTGCCGATATTATGCATCCGGGTCATATCAATATATTAAAGCAAGCTTCTAAACATGGGAGAGTAATAGTAGGTTTACTAACTGATAAGGCTATTGCCTCCTACAAAAGGCTTCCTTTCCTTACATATGAACAAAGAAAAGATGTAATAGAAAATATGAAGCAGGTTTATAAGGTTGTGCCACAAGAAACACTCGATTATAGACCAAATTTAGAAAAAATTAGACCTGACATAGTTGTACATGGAGATGATTGGAAAGAAGGTGTTCAAAAAAAAGTAAGGCAACAAGTTCTTGAAACATTGTCAAATTGGGATGGTGAACTTATAGAGGTAGCTTATACCCCTGGCATTTCTTCTACTCAACTAATTAATGCTCATAAAGATCTTGGAACGACTCCAGATAGAAGAAGGTCTCAACTTCGTAGATTATTAAACGCTAAACCATTAATTCGGATAATCGAAACTCATAATGGACTTTCCAGTTTAATAGCAGAGGATATTGAAATAGAAGATGAAAAAGGAAAACATAGTTTTGATGGAGTATGGTCTAGTAGTCTTACAGACTCTACAGCTAAGGGGATGCCAGATATTGAAGCTGTTGACCCAAGTAGTAGAGCCAATTCAGTAGATCAGATATTTAACGTCACAACTAAACCTATGATCTACGATAGCGATACTGGAGGTAAACCAGAACACTTTTCTTATACAGTTAAAAACTTGGAGAGATTAGGAGTTTCCGCTGTAGTTATTGAAGATAAAATTGGATTAAAAAAGAATTCATTATTTGGTACAGATGTAGCACAACAACAAGATTC
This window harbors:
- a CDS encoding LicD family protein; protein product: MFDFCSGLNLNELNKIKNVLKRLKNSKKDIFYEIDLLKILAYECDFLIENKDNISISKLSKKFTSQYLKVKNYLEKMPAKKILKPHNKLSKKNIGIDSLKAKKVLLDLACLFELNKIKWFVLAGTFLGFIREKSFLRHDLDIDIGLMSEDVSLAQIKEVLRKSPLFEISKIEYQKYFLSANNFLNKPTFARIIHKNGITLDIFWHFLEGNKIYHGTSSILWKNTPFELNEYEVYGLKVKGPKNANLYLKETYGNWRKEKLNYNFHRDMISLTGTNNFLGLEYLLRRKLYCGKYNQEELTKIEKLLI
- a CDS encoding NAD-dependent epimerase/dehydratase family protein gives rise to the protein MKKIIITGAAGFIGFHACQNLLKKGYRVIGIDNINDYYDVNLKYKRLEILKELIPNSSNWEFIKADLINKTNLTSIFNQHKPEIVINLAAQAGVRYSLINPCEYINSNIVGFTNLMECCKELEVKNFLYGSSSSVYGGNTKIPFSEEDRVDHPVSIYGATKKTNELIAHTYSHLYNIPTTGLRFFTVYGPWGRPDMAPMIFADAIINEKPIKIFNFGEMSRSFTYIDDVIKALEKLIEKPASINKDFKKDDPKPSTSWSPYRVFNIGNQKSINLMDFILSLEKELNKKAIKEFAEMQQGDVKDTSADNSKIINWLGDIQETPLDIGVKKFVKWYKSFYK
- the gmd gene encoding GDP-mannose 4,6-dehydratase codes for the protein MTINEKVALITGITGQDGSYLAEMLLDKGYIVHGLKRRSSSFNTSRIDYLYQDPHEKDARFFLHYGDLIDSSNIIKLIQKIQPDEIYNLGAQSHVAVSFETPEYTANCDALGILRILEAVKNLNLTKKTKIYQASTSELYGLVQEVPQKETTPFYPRSPYAVAKLYAYWIIVNYREAYDIFACNGILFNHESPRRGETFVTRKITRGLSRVNYGLEKCIYMGNLDAKRDWGHAKDYVYIQWLMLQQEKPEDFVIASGQMKSVREFIEMCALELGWNKENGEKGIIWKNSGLDEVGIRADTDDVVVRIDPRYFRPTEVEQLLGDASKARKKLGWEPKTSLNELISEMIKEDSKEAKKEYLLKSKGFSIHSAKE
- a CDS encoding nucleotide sugar dehydrogenase, coding for MNIPIKNICCIGAGYVGGPTMTMMASKCPDLIFHVVDINKKRIESWNNKDLSKLPIFEPGLEELIAKTRNKNLFFSTNIKEAIESSEIIFISVNTPTKNKGLGAGKLSDLKYVEACAREVARYSKGYTIVVEKSTLPVRTAEVIKNILNSSESNSKREEISFDVLSNPEFLAEGTAIKDLDSPDRVLIGGDNKKAMIALSDIYKAWVPEEKILFTNIWSSELAKLTSNAFLAQRISSINSISAICEVTGADVREVSRAIGKDTRIGSKFLDSGPGFGGSCFKKDILNLVYLAEYFDLHDVASFWEGVVNINNWHQRRIAEIVIRKLFGTITGKKIIVLGFAFKANTNDTRESAAIRICQDLIEEGADLIIHDPKVSPDQIEKDLKIKQISETNTNPDSLLKSQIGQWKFSKNIDIFDDAHAILVLTEWEEYKHIEWQKASKKMVKPSWVFDSRSIVNAEEVIKSGLKLWRLGDGSKTKK
- the aepX gene encoding phosphoenolpyruvate mutase — translated: MSEKIVYVGISADIMHPGHINILKQASKHGRVIVGLLTDKAIASYKRLPFLTYEQRKDVIENMKQVYKVVPQETLDYRPNLEKIRPDIVVHGDDWKEGVQKKVRQQVLETLSNWDGELIEVAYTPGISSTQLINAHKDLGTTPDRRRSQLRRLLNAKPLIRIIETHNGLSSLIAEDIEIEDEKGKHSFDGVWSSSLTDSTAKGMPDIEAVDPSSRANSVDQIFNVTTKPMIYDSDTGGKPEHFSYTVKNLERLGVSAVVIEDKIGLKKNSLFGTDVAQQQDSIEDFCNKIRVGKNAQVSDDFMIISRCESLILEQGMNDALTRCRAYLEAGSDGIMIHSRKSDGKEILEFCSHYREFGAGRPLIVVPSSFDKITEKEFEDAGVNIVIYANHMLRAAYPAMYKTAKSILENKRAFEAREFCMSIKDILEIIPGTKNA
- a CDS encoding CDP-alcohol phosphatidyltransferase family protein; translation: MGIRNIKNFSQFKSLVFPPEKLLIDPYLSRFYRPFSLRLSWFLYRTKITPNFVTILQIIIGLLSCLFISVNLSKEAMLIGVLVLHFAYLLDCVDGEIARAKQMDSLEGLFLDKFAHAITMPSIFMAVTLHYSEFAMNLSFPLLVVSFFSSLCTFNPVNRLITTIVQQLMTKKEFKQYDLEKYQKNKSSQNEIDEIEFVEDEFFIPNKKKKIKKIIKSSLFKFGKQFFRHVTYLFYITILVFLEFINIPPIILIFLWLILVLLVISKEILGLYLVLFRNIILKRYLKTISKTQFIYDSN
- the galE gene encoding UDP-glucose 4-epimerase GalE; this encodes MSTIIVTGGAGFIGSHTCLLLLERGYEIFVIDSFCNSSAKSLEKVLMILLRFNNDLKDKLHLIKGDLKNISDIEKIFKNCLKQFKKVEGVIHFAGLKSVFDSVMDPLSYWENNVIGTINLLKVMEKYDCRTIVFSSSATVYKAKSDKLLTEGDFCEPVNPYGFTKLTIERILSDLNKNNDQWRIASLRYFNPVGAHESGLIGEDPTGKPNNIYPQITRVAIGKLPEIKIFGSDWPTHDGTGIRDYIHVIDLAEGHLCALEYLSNQKPQMLTINLGTGKGTSVLEFIKIFENTNKVKVPFSFHERRQGDNAFVVADNSLAKSILDWKPKRNIEDICRDGWKWQLQNPNGYSE
- a CDS encoding mannose-1-phosphate guanylyltransferase/mannose-6-phosphate isomerase, which produces MMSKKSTNIIVPIILAGGSGTRLWPLSRRSFPKQFLNLLNDEEYTMLQKTYKRIENLDGMSKPIIICNEEHRFIVGEQMKKISVVPSEIILEPEGRNTAPAITIAALKALEIFSDKNIDPILLILSADHQIKEINKFHNAIKNSIEIAINGDLVIFGVTPKYPATGYGYIKSAENNNSNKNLTSRVDRFIEKPDFSTASKLIKDKKYSWNSGMFLFKASSILNEVSDFHPDILKDCEKCLKNSTRDLDFLRLDKNSFFNCENISIDIAVFEKTKKAFVMPLDCGWEDIGTWESLWKISKKDQDGNCKKGRVLIQDTKDSLIRSEEKLIVSIGLENLIVIETKDAVLVAKKDSSEALKNALSIMKKNRLNEAENHKLVYRPWGSFLSIEQGNTWQIKKIEVNPGASLSLQMHFHRSEHWVVVSGTAKTEIGGFEKVIGPNESVYIPLGVKHRLSNPTKFPLTLIEVQSGNYLGEDDIKRFEDKYGR